Part of the Pieris rapae chromosome 14, ilPieRapa1.1, whole genome shotgun sequence genome is shown below.
GATAAACAATTGTTGACTTAGTCAAGCTCAGCTTAAACCAAGTAATTTAATCCTCTTACCTGTATAAAAATCATCTTGATAGGAGCAGTTTAAATCCATTGTTGGTTTAGACATAGCGGGGGGTGGAGTATTTGGAGGAGTAACTATTGTTGGAATTTTTAACTCAGGAAGAGGTAAATAGTCTAACATATCAGTGTGAAAGTTATctgaaaaaagatttttataggTACTATTGTAAAcatctttatatttcataaccTGACatcagaatatataaaatatttatatatatgtgtactGCAATGTGCTTTGGTGAATTACACCATTTCATCTAGGAACTGTTGGTTCCAGTGTAAATTTTAGATTGATATAGAAtccatataataatgaaaattgaatTACCATATCTATTAGAAAATGCAGTAAACTGTATATCCATGAAGGAAGATATTTCCTCTACATCGGCATTGTCAGTGTAAATCAAAGTTTCTACTTTAACCCCAGGTGTAGACATCTGTCGAATTGGTGTACTCTGTAAGGCTTTTCCCTTGTTTGACATGAAAGACCTCTTGATGTTTGTTTCACCCTTTTTCATAGGTAAATTAGATTCCATAGGCTTAAGAGGTCCATTGGACACAGTTTTACCCCTATTCTCTAAAAGAACATAAAACGTTAAAACTACCCACATTAGAATG
Proteins encoded:
- the LOC110998621 gene encoding uncharacterized protein LOC110998621, coding for MGDSLFDIFGDVSKSTIKTIARQPISSIENRGKTVSNGPLKPMESNLPMKKGETNIKRSFMSNKGKALQSTPIRQMSTPGVKVETLIYTDNADVEEISSFMDIQFTAFSNRYDNFHTDMLDYLPLPELKIPTIVTPPNTPPPAMSKPTMDLNCSYQDDFYTDDTSIDSLPDLELNLPEIF